A single Blastococcus colisei DNA region contains:
- a CDS encoding nickel-dependent hydrogenase large subunit, which yields MCFKTLPVEFDERGRATLRGGIPNPYDVTVTKPDVGLTEEERTARIERLVARNGHIKDLNMDPVTRVAGALAVHVTADLQNGAYLDSHAVATLFRGYEVILMGRDPRDAIFVASRACGVCGGVHSHAAAYAIESAMGITPPPLGTVVRNMVEAAEMGYDNPLHLYLLAGPDYSESVVKTTNPELWTKAEGWKCPSADIHGFSTMAELMEALNPLTGKLYREGLEFTRLSREMVVLLAGKYPHPENVVPGGVSTTLTLQTLNEYHSRLGKIYDYARRMIAVWDDIPTFFYEADDRYQLTGYRPTSQIDPGYWDDPYAYDATYANCNDWGEKRWSTPGVVIDGELVTTRLTDINIGWEEFVEHSFYEESSTSRFPTDPLGNPLSPYHPWNKRTLPKPGAKNWKDKYTWACTPRWDRQVVEAGAYSRLLMTAKAQKMPESQFMSASGSGMRFVIPRGTTAESEVEWHVPEKWNAFERNRGRAYHYLFSQLVGLESLLQAYEMQRQGERRVAALDPQELEKAIPKDERISVGWWGAGRGWLTHHLVMDKGKITNYQICTPSTINASPRDPWDQPGPYEEAVMNTPILEKMSDPSDFTSIDMLRAIRSFDPCMPCTTHVHTGAGEVVREVNTCSCGGD from the coding sequence ATGTGCTTCAAGACCCTGCCCGTCGAGTTCGACGAGCGCGGGCGGGCCACCCTGCGCGGCGGCATCCCCAATCCGTACGACGTCACGGTGACCAAGCCGGATGTGGGCCTGACCGAGGAGGAGCGCACCGCCCGCATCGAGCGCCTGGTGGCCCGCAACGGGCACATCAAGGACCTGAACATGGACCCGGTCACCCGCGTGGCCGGCGCCCTGGCGGTGCACGTGACCGCCGACCTCCAGAACGGCGCGTATCTCGACTCACACGCCGTGGCGACGCTGTTCCGGGGATACGAGGTCATCCTCATGGGACGTGATCCGCGGGACGCCATCTTCGTGGCCTCCCGCGCCTGCGGGGTGTGCGGTGGTGTGCACTCGCATGCCGCCGCGTACGCCATCGAGTCCGCCATGGGCATCACGCCGCCGCCGCTGGGGACGGTGGTGCGCAACATGGTCGAGGCGGCCGAGATGGGATACGACAATCCGCTGCACCTGTACCTGCTCGCCGGGCCCGACTACTCGGAGTCGGTCGTCAAGACGACCAATCCGGAACTGTGGACGAAGGCCGAGGGGTGGAAGTGCCCCAGCGCGGACATCCACGGCTTCTCGACCATGGCCGAGCTCATGGAGGCACTCAACCCGCTGACCGGCAAGCTCTATCGGGAGGGACTGGAGTTCACCCGGCTCTCGCGCGAGATGGTGGTGCTCCTGGCCGGCAAGTACCCGCATCCGGAGAACGTCGTGCCCGGTGGTGTCTCGACCACCCTGACCCTGCAGACGCTCAACGAGTACCACTCGCGGCTGGGCAAGATCTACGACTACGCCCGGCGGATGATCGCGGTGTGGGACGACATCCCCACGTTCTTCTACGAGGCCGACGACCGCTACCAGCTGACCGGTTACCGGCCGACCAGCCAGATCGATCCCGGCTACTGGGACGACCCGTACGCCTACGACGCCACGTACGCCAACTGCAACGACTGGGGCGAGAAGCGCTGGTCGACACCGGGCGTGGTGATCGACGGCGAACTCGTGACCACCCGGCTCACCGACATCAACATCGGCTGGGAGGAGTTCGTCGAGCACTCCTTCTACGAGGAGTCCTCGACCTCCCGCTTCCCCACCGACCCGCTGGGCAACCCGCTGTCGCCCTACCACCCCTGGAACAAGCGGACCCTGCCCAAGCCCGGCGCCAAGAACTGGAAGGACAAGTACACCTGGGCCTGCACCCCCCGGTGGGATCGCCAGGTCGTCGAGGCCGGTGCGTACTCGCGGCTCCTCATGACCGCCAAGGCGCAGAAGATGCCGGAGAGCCAGTTCATGTCGGCCAGCGGCTCGGGCATGCGGTTCGTGATCCCCAGGGGGACGACCGCGGAGAGCGAGGTCGAGTGGCACGTGCCGGAGAAGTGGAACGCCTTCGAGCGCAACCGCGGCCGCGCCTACCACTACCTGTTCAGCCAGTTGGTCGGTCTCGAGAGCCTGCTGCAGGCCTACGAGATGCAGCGGCAGGGCGAACGCCGGGTCGCCGCCCTCGACCCGCAGGAGCTGGAGAAGGCCATCCCCAAGGACGAGCGGATCAGCGTGGGCTGGTGGGGCGCCGGCCGCGGGTGGCTCACGCACCACCTGGTCATGGACAAGGGGAAGATCACCAACTACCAGATCTGCACGCCGTCGACGATCAACGCCTCACCGCGCGACCCCTGGGATCAACCCGGCCCGTACGAGGAGGCCGTGATGAACACGCCCATCCTCGAGAAGATGTCCGATCCGTCGGACTTCACCAGCATCGACATGCTGCGGGCCATCCGTAGCTTCGACCCGTGCATGCCGTGCACCACACACGTCCACACCGGTGCCGGTGAGGTCGTGCGCGAGGTCAACACCTGCTCCTGCGGTGGTGACTGA
- a CDS encoding hydrogenase expression protein HypE, with product MEDRQTRSPKLQARTPAQELLDALGPVERFHDKEEVGAFGLPSGAVTEDMLSSVADARHPKRFGPLEKLHVFWFAGMSCDGCSVAVTGATTPSIESLLLTAHPGLPRVVLHHPVLNMESGPHYVRAAEEAIAGTLNAPYAVVLEGSISDELAAYASGGYWAGQGEEPWGPDGEMRPVTASEWVARLAPNAAAMMAIGTCATWGGVPSAEGNPTGAMSLMDWLGKDYRSTFGVPVVNVPGCPPIGDNFTETVAAILYFLQGFGPLPEFDELGRPAWLFGETVHRNCVRGAYYEEGDFAEEFGDPECLVEVGCWGPVVNCNITSRGMINHVGGCMNAGGPCIGCTMPGFPDKFTPFYKRPPGSFASTTVSRMVGSVIRPLRKFSNNNLNREVRWDRQGATPSGFGREMAEPSVLAQVNHKFYDMLRRSGDRGKAKAEVWGRRDEAPSGGSPDPRV from the coding sequence ATGGAAGATCGACAGACCAGATCGCCGAAGCTGCAGGCCCGCACCCCGGCTCAGGAGCTGCTCGACGCGCTCGGTCCGGTGGAGCGTTTCCACGACAAGGAGGAGGTCGGTGCCTTCGGCCTGCCCTCCGGCGCGGTCACCGAGGACATGCTCTCTTCGGTGGCCGACGCCAGGCACCCGAAGCGGTTCGGTCCGCTGGAGAAGCTGCACGTGTTCTGGTTCGCGGGCATGAGCTGCGACGGCTGCAGCGTCGCAGTCACGGGTGCGACGACTCCGTCCATCGAGAGCCTGCTGCTGACGGCGCATCCAGGGCTGCCTCGAGTGGTCCTCCACCACCCGGTGCTCAACATGGAATCGGGCCCGCACTACGTGCGTGCCGCGGAAGAGGCGATCGCCGGCACGCTGAACGCGCCCTACGCCGTCGTGCTGGAAGGTTCCATCTCGGACGAGCTGGCCGCCTATGCCTCCGGTGGCTACTGGGCCGGCCAGGGGGAGGAGCCGTGGGGGCCGGACGGCGAGATGCGGCCCGTGACCGCGTCCGAGTGGGTCGCGCGGCTGGCGCCCAATGCGGCGGCGATGATGGCCATCGGGACGTGCGCCACGTGGGGCGGCGTCCCGTCGGCCGAGGGCAACCCCACCGGCGCGATGAGCCTGATGGACTGGCTGGGCAAGGACTACCGCTCCACCTTCGGCGTCCCGGTGGTCAACGTCCCCGGCTGCCCGCCCATCGGTGACAACTTCACCGAGACCGTCGCCGCGATCCTGTACTTCCTGCAGGGCTTCGGCCCCCTGCCGGAGTTCGACGAGCTGGGCCGGCCGGCGTGGCTGTTCGGCGAGACGGTGCACCGCAACTGCGTGCGCGGCGCGTACTACGAGGAGGGCGACTTCGCCGAGGAGTTCGGTGACCCCGAGTGCCTCGTCGAGGTCGGCTGCTGGGGGCCGGTGGTCAACTGCAACATCACCTCGCGCGGCATGATCAACCACGTCGGGGGCTGCATGAACGCCGGTGGGCCGTGCATCGGCTGCACGATGCCCGGCTTCCCCGACAAGTTCACCCCCTTCTACAAGCGGCCGCCCGGTTCGTTCGCCTCCACCACGGTCTCCCGGATGGTGGGCAGCGTCATCCGGCCGCTGCGCAAGTTCAGCAACAACAACCTCAACCGCGAGGTGCGCTGGGACCGGCAAGGTGCGACGCCCAGCGGATTCGGCCGGGAGATGGCCGAGCCGTCGGTCCTGGCCCAGGTGAACCACAAGTTCTACGACATGCTGCGCCGCTCGGGTGACCGGGGGAAGGCGAAGGCCGAGGTGTGGGGCAGGCGCGACGAAGCACCCAGCGGCGGCAGCCCCGACCCGCGGGTCTGA
- a CDS encoding biotin--[acetyl-CoA-carboxylase] ligase, with the protein MSDDLVAGELAQLLGPRPVRSYPALLSTEPEAMAWARSGAPAGAVVVADYQASPRGRGGWPWHVRPGRGLGFSMVLHPDLPPEREGWLYVTASVALADALGDVRFGWPDTVLAQDGDTVLARLGAFVQLGPQRTEWAVATVLVEDALPPRGPLLAGLAAAVEERLAQAADAVLEAYTPRCTTLGRSVRARMIPLGPTGPSVAGQAVDVLTDGALVLHTARGNRVAVRPPNLGLLEPSGPGDDGDLDGAAEGM; encoded by the coding sequence ATGAGCGACGACCTGGTCGCCGGGGAGCTGGCGCAGCTGCTCGGCCCGCGTCCGGTCCGCAGCTATCCGGCCCTGCTGTCCACCGAGCCGGAGGCGATGGCCTGGGCACGGTCCGGTGCACCGGCCGGTGCCGTCGTCGTCGCCGACTACCAGGCCTCGCCGCGGGGCCGCGGCGGCTGGCCGTGGCACGTCCGTCCCGGGCGGGGACTGGGCTTCTCGATGGTCCTGCACCCTGATCTGCCGCCGGAGCGGGAGGGCTGGCTCTACGTGACCGCATCCGTCGCCCTGGCCGACGCGCTGGGCGACGTCCGCTTCGGGTGGCCGGACACCGTTCTGGCGCAGGACGGGGACACCGTGCTCGCCCGGCTGGGCGCCTTCGTCCAGCTGGGGCCCCAGCGGACGGAGTGGGCCGTGGCCACGGTGCTCGTCGAGGACGCGCTCCCACCGCGCGGGCCGCTGCTGGCCGGGCTGGCCGCGGCGGTCGAGGAGCGACTGGCCCAAGCCGCGGACGCCGTGCTCGAGGCCTACACGCCCCGGTGCACGACGCTGGGCCGATCCGTCCGTGCGCGGATGATCCCGCTGGGTCCGACGGGGCCCAGCGTCGCCGGCCAGGCCGTCGACGTGCTGACCGACGGAGCCCTCGTCCTGCACACGGCGCGCGGCAACCGCGTCGCCGTCCGGCCGCCGAACCTGGGCCTGCTGGAACCGTCCGGGCCGGGCGACGACGGCGATCTCGATGGCGCGGCGGAGGGCATGTAG
- a CDS encoding helix-turn-helix transcriptional regulator — translation MTRTPPEEVAVGLPRNYLRPCLLLLLAEGTSHGYELLEQVAALGLDRVDPGGLYRSLRAMDEEGLVRSTWQPSTTGPARRTYELTDEGREWLHAVAGSLAEFARSLDVYRRRYEALALDASQART, via the coding sequence GTGACCCGGACGCCGCCCGAGGAGGTTGCCGTCGGGCTCCCCCGCAACTACCTCCGTCCCTGCCTGCTCCTCCTGCTGGCGGAGGGCACGTCCCACGGGTACGAGTTGCTGGAGCAGGTGGCCGCCCTCGGCCTGGACCGGGTGGATCCCGGCGGGCTGTACCGCAGCCTGCGAGCCATGGACGAGGAAGGACTCGTGCGCTCCACCTGGCAGCCGTCGACGACCGGACCGGCCCGGCGGACGTACGAGTTGACCGACGAGGGCCGCGAGTGGCTGCACGCGGTCGCCGGATCGCTGGCCGAGTTCGCGCGCAGCCTCGACGTCTACCGCAGGCGCTACGAGGCACTGGCCCTCGACGCCAGCCAGGCGCGGACGTGA